One genomic segment of Cytophagia bacterium CHB2 includes these proteins:
- a CDS encoding response regulator transcription factor codes for MPTNLIQDRIDVWVVEDNDDYRRVLSEVIDNAGDMACSQAFANCEDAVAALQTEAPPQVLLMDIGLPGMSGIEGVPLVKAISPATAIIMLTVYEDDDKIFQSICAGALGYVLKKATAGRIIESIREAHAGGAPMSAPIARRVLDIFAKTASPPGEYGLTAREKDILQHVVDGLSPKMIAGALHLSLHTVTTHMKNIFAKLHVHSRSEAVAKALRERLV; via the coding sequence ATGCCAACGAATCTCATACAAGATCGCATCGACGTCTGGGTGGTGGAAGACAATGACGATTATCGCCGCGTGTTGTCGGAGGTGATCGACAACGCCGGCGACATGGCCTGCTCCCAGGCGTTTGCCAATTGCGAAGACGCCGTCGCCGCGCTGCAAACCGAAGCGCCGCCGCAAGTGCTGTTGATGGACATCGGTCTGCCCGGGATGAGCGGGATCGAGGGGGTCCCGCTCGTCAAGGCCATCTCGCCGGCGACGGCGATCATCATGCTCACCGTGTACGAGGATGATGACAAGATCTTTCAATCGATCTGCGCCGGCGCATTGGGGTATGTGCTCAAAAAAGCGACGGCCGGGCGCATCATCGAAAGCATCCGTGAGGCGCACGCGGGCGGCGCGCCGATGAGCGCCCCGATCGCCCGCCGCGTGCTCGACATCTTTGCCAAAACCGCCTCACCGCCCGGTGAGTACGGTTTGACCGCCCGCGAAAAAGACATTCTGCAGCACGTCGTCGATGGCCTGTCCCCGAAAATGATCGCCGGCGCGCTGCACCTGAGCCTGCACACCGTCACCACCCACATGAAAAATATCTTTGCCAAGCTGCATGTACATTCGCGCAGCGAGGCGGTGGCGAAGGCGTTGAGGGAGAGGTTGGTGTAA